A segment of the Arachis hypogaea cultivar Tifrunner chromosome 5, arahy.Tifrunner.gnm2.J5K5, whole genome shotgun sequence genome:
cggctttttctgttgcatataattagggcaaagctccagaggcggatggtaaaataaatagccaattctgtaacctgaagatgtatcatattgtttggatttgttcaaatcccattgcaatttgtccctaTTCTGttgaattttaactgacaaaatcctgtttgcaacgtcttggggaaataattcttgaataagattctgattccaattcctatcttcagtaattagatctttaactcttggaaccaaCTCAGCAATAGCTTGTCTATTTGGCATGTCAAaaatcattaaaggatacggaggaggcagccaaggatcctcaaaggttcggatattctctccagtacccacagcccaattaagacctttttcaacaatctGTCGGCCTTCCAGTATActcctccatccccaagaaggtaagactccaatttctgccgttatagcattaccattgctaaagtatttacctcttaggattttggataataaggaagtaggctgtattacaagtcgccaaaactgtttgcctaaaagcgccagattttggattctgagatctttaaatccaaggcctccttcttttcgtgggcgagtcatagtgtcccagctaatccaagccatccgcctttcagaacctttttgtccccaccagaactgagaaagtagagagtgaatttctgatattaaaccatcaggcaacttgaatcaagacaatgtataaataggaatagcttctcccaTTGCCTTAAGCAATACGTGTCTACCACCTGACGATAGAAGATTGCGCTTCCACCCTTGTATTCTTTTCCGAActttttctttgatcatactaaaagaagcctttttcgatttagagactgtagaaggcaaaccaaggtatttatcctgagccccaatatgattaatattcatagagttagccagtagtgtacgagtagtggatggagtgttgtggctaaaattaattaatatatacttgtatataaatatataatataatttattttttaatatatattttatattaataactgattttaatatatatttttggtcaatttttttttactaaaaataaaaaaactcaaactataattttttaagtgagtatagaaaaattatatcatttaaacTATAATTTGTTAGTGATTTTTGGTCATCTTTAATATTGAAAAATTATATGAATGTATAAACCGATCATTTAATCTACTAATATAGTCACACAAAAAATCTACTGAGACAATGGACTAGTACTaaagataataaatattttttcaaaaaattaaattgattttaggGTTCACCAAGAATCAAACTCTTGATCTTTTAAATTTAGTATTTTAATATCATATCATGATATCACTTATTCCAAAAGCTTCAACTGATagaaaaagataacactaataattatatctttaatatttCATAAATTCCTATTGTATACATTATACAAGTATTTCATTGATTCCTCGTACTTTTTCATTTTTCAATGGCCTTAAATATAATCGAAGATGTCGTCGCAAGTCTTTAAACCAAATTATTTAGATTTACTAGGATTTTGTATAACAACAGACaaagacccaaaaaaaaaatcaacatgtTATCCGCTTCAATTCAATAAAATCATGAGAGCATGTGAATATGAGTAtactacttttataaaaaaactaTGTATACGAAAATCACATATACTCGTATAAAATTTTACtgaaaaagaaagtttttttttttcctgagGAAGAAGATAGTTGTTGAGTGAATCCTAGTCGGTAtaagtaaataatagaaaaataataaaaaactattaaaatttattatttttagttattatttttagttattaatttaatttatttagtttaataatttaataatatattttaatttatatttttaaatattaataattaattattaaataaaaataataaattatgatgatattttagtatttttttaaattttatatatatatatatatatatatatatatatatatatatatataatttgtttgATAAGTCGCACATTGACAAAGGACAGAAGTAGCTGCCAAGTGGAGCTGATGGCCATAGATAATTCGGGAAAGTTGCGTAATCAGTGAATTCAAAAGGCCGGGGATTAAGGCGCCATGAAGTCAAACGAAGTGACTACATACATTCTTGatagtaattattatttgaaTCAGTGTGTAGATTGTAGAAACATAGATATCGTGGTTAATTAAGCCAAATTGTACTGTTAAAAGTGAAATTTAGATATACAAATATTAgagatattaaaatttattgttttaattattaatttaatttttttaatttattttatttaatttaataatttaataatatattttattttatatttttaaatattaataattaactgaagataaaaataataaatttttacggTCTTTCATCTTTTGGTttagataatgaaaaataaataaaagtgtgtaAAGTGGGAGTCTCATGCAGGTGGCGTTTCTTATTCTATTAACTAAAGTTGTAATAGAAGAACAATGTGCggaaatatgaaaaaataaaaggaaaaggtttatttaataaatttaataatgtgGAAGCATCTAAAAATTGTATGTTATTATTCACTTCCTGGAAGGAACGGAAGGTTATGAATTGTGTATATAAAGAAGATAGAAGCAGCATGCTTGCAAAAGTAGTAGTCACTAATCACTATGGCTAACCAGCAACAACAACCTCTTCTAAGCAATAATAATAAGACTCCGAAATTCCTATCCCTTCTCCTCACTACTGTAGTTGGAATTGGTGTCCTTGCCTCATCATCCCTTATTGCTAATTCATATCTCAGCACCAAACCCAGTTCCGATCTCTGTCAACACGCCGTTAACAGAGCAACCTGCTTGGCCCATGTCTCCGAAATAGCTCAAGGTCACATCCTGGCAACCACAAAAGACAACTACAATCTTCTCCAATCCTTCCTTGTCAAGTCCACCTCAGGCATCCAAGAAGCCATGACCACAGTCAACGCCGTCAAGATCCGCCTCAACGCCACTCCACGCCAGGAAGCAGCCTTGCAAGTCTGTGCAGACCTCATGGACTTGTCCATTTCCAGAGTCTATGACTCCGTGGTGGCTCTCACTAAGCGCACCACTCTTTCCCTGCAAGACGCGCACACGTGGCTGAGCAGCGTCCTCACTAACCATGCCACTTGCTTGGATGGATTAGATGGCTCTGCTCGTGCCATTATGGAGCCTCAACTCTCGGACCTCATGTCCAGGGCAAGAACCTCTCTCGCCATGTTTGTTGCAGTCTTGCCAACGAAGGCCCATCAGCACCAACTCCTTGAGGAGCCACTCAACCGAGAGTTTCCCTCATGGGTCACACGCACCGATCGGAGGCTTTTGGAGTCTGTGGCTGCTGATATAAAGGCTAATGTTGTGGTGGCCAAGGATGGAAGCGGCAAGTTCAAGACGGTGGCGGAGGCTGTGGCTTCTGCACCTGATAACGGTAAAACAAGGTACGTAATATATGTGAAGAAGGGAACGTACAAAGAGAATGTTGAGATcagttcaaagaagaagaacgtcATGCTTGTTGGTGACGGTATGGATGCAACCATTATCACCGGCAGCTTGAACTTTGTCGATGGAACTGGCACCTTCCAATCCGCCACCGTCGGTAATATATACATCTCTCGCATGATTCTTTCTATTCATATTACATATATTTACCTTCTAATAATGCTTAAATTAATTTTACTTTCTTTCTTTATATAATTCTCTGCTCTGATCTAGCCATATTTATCTACCTTTTACATGTCAAGTTCATAATATATatgtttgtatatttttattttaaaaatattatttatatactaaaattaatttttaaaattaattattatattatatatataatggaactcatttaattttgtattttataatttaatatatatttaattaattttaatgactgATTATAGTATAGAAGAAAATTTTGCTTTTGTGGTTATTATCCATCCTTGAACACTTATTAACTATCATGATCTGCTATGTTGGATTTTTAATTGGCCCCAAATCTAACCTAATTTATTAGCACCCAACATATTAAATGCTACTAGCTCTTCGGAATATTACAATAGGTGGGcgaataaataaacaagtattaATTATTTGTCCCCAGCTAAAAGCCAAAGATTCTAGATCCAGAGAAACAATAATATGTATAAACTCCAATCTCATTGgtgatgaaaaaataaaagaaataaagtaaaTCAGGAAAAAGAATTAAACACgtgaattctttttttttgttaattagttttatcatttttctttagTAATGTGATGCATTAATGAGCGTTTGTGTGTACGAGCAGCCGCCGTTGGTGATGGGTTTATAGGGCAAGACATTTGGTTTCAAAACACGGCAGGGCCAGAGAAGCACCAGGCGGTGGCACTCCGTGTGGGAGCGGACACCTCCGTGATCAACCGGTGCCGCATCGATGCCTACCAGGACACTCTGTACACCCACAGCAACAGGCAGTTCTACCGTGATTGCGTCATCACCGGCACTATCGACTTCATCTTTGGAAATGCTGCTGTTGTGTTCCAGAATTGCAACCTGGTGGCTCGAAAGCCCATGAGCAACCAAAAGAACATGGTGACGGCCCAAGGACGCGAAGACCCCAACCAAAACACAGGGACCTCCATTCAGCAGTGCAAAATAACAGCGAGTTCGGATCTGAAGCCCGTGGTGGGGTCCATCAAGACTTATCTGGGGCGGCCATGGAAGAAGTATTCAAGAACGGTTGTGATGCAATCTTCAATAGATGGGCATATTGACCCCGCAGGATGGTCTGAATGGGATGATAAGACTAAGGACTATTTGGAAACTCTGTATTATGGAGAGTACATGAACAGTGGTGCTGGTGCTGGCACCAGCAAGAGGGTTACGTGGCCTGGTTACCACATCATCACCAGTGCCGCAGAGGCTAGCAAGTTCACAGTGGCTCAGCTCATCCAAGGCGATGTTTGGTTGCAGAACACCGGTGTTAACTTCATTACCGGCCTCTAGAGACTACTGCACGCATCTGCATGCCACACTAGTGTGAGGTTTAATTTCCCAAATGTCCTTTCCAACTTGTAACCGATCGAGTTTAATTTCATTAGGGCTTCAAGCATGTAATGAATCGCATCTGCTGAATAAACTTGTGCCTTGCTCTATCCGAGTTCGATCTTCAAtaatgtttgaaaaaaaaaaaaagtcagttCGATCTTCAATGTTTTGAAAAAACAAATCAACTAAAACAGTAAAAATATatcttatttattataattaataaatattaaataaaataaatttaatttttttttctctctaatgTTACCGAACTATTTGTATTTCCTGATGGTCATGCTCCTTTAGTTTTATGCATTATTGACTTGAAACTACAGAAAAAAACATCGATCTTATCTTTTTGGCTATGATTCCACGCGAAATTCAAAGtaccaccaaattttttttagttaaaagtaaaaaaatttaaattcataactTTTTAAATGAATGAGTACcaagaaattatattatttgagttaAAATCTTTTTACTAACCAGTTATATTGTTtggatattattttatattatttatattaaattaatcacCGCACtatgtttattttaatattgacatCACTGCTACATGTTTCTTATTTAATCCTTTTCCCCAACTTTCTTGTTGGGGACAATAATGCCATCCCCTActttacaaattaattttatattaattactaCAAGTTGTATGTTGCGTTAGGTGacgttttttttgtgtttttttaattGGATACTGTATTTTTCAGACTAATCGAATAAAAACTAATTTgttaaagatttaaattttatttaaacgtttgttattagttaataaattattatatgcataaaataaaattaaatattttaatatttatttaaataaaaaaataaattagtcacttagtcaatttaaatttttctaactAGTTGCTAAATGCATTTTCatcatataatataatataatattgttCATATATTCCATCAAAAAATAATATTGTTCATATAacttttataattatttgtttattCATTAAAAACCTTATCTCAAAAGtgaaataatattatttgtttgtttattcaTTTTTGTTATGATatcattcatattaaaaatttaaattttttaaattttttaagtaaaaaattttaatatcatattatgatactatttattttaaaaatttaaattaataaaaaataacaacataaataattatttttctaataattttttacttttgaaaagaGTAAGAAAATAGGGGCATAAAGCAAAATATGAAATACTCATTTTATATGGGATCAGAtgtaaatatcttattttaattagtgatTATATTTTGTACTTTATTGAGAAACTCAAATTATCTATACAGTTGATATTAGCATATCATAAAAATGTAAGAAAGATGAGACAGTCATATTTATTTGCAGAACAGTTTTGCAAATTAATTGGATTGCTCAGATAATCAATTCTTGGTTAATCCCGTTAAACCAATTCATTCAGCTCGATATTTAAAatcttgataaatttttttttatatgagatatttaaatataaaattatttttatatttttataaaattttaaaaaaatctcaaaaaatcatattttgttaaaaactcaccaaataaatcatattttacatataaaaaatgTGCATATATATGTAAGAATCTTTTATATGCATGCATCTGAATTCTGGAACCTCGCGAATAAAGTTATATATAtgattgatattaaaaaataaataactagaggggggaaaagaaaggagaaagaaagggTGCTTTCACGGCTTTGTTCTGTACTATTGGCTACTTGCATTGTCGCGGTcgtcccttttcttttctttgataaaTCTATACTTAATTAGTTATATTAAAATAGCTTTGGCGCTTAAATATCATTATTGATCATATCAAGAATAGACAAAAGCAAATACGCTAGAAGTAGAAAAGATTACATAGCGGGGTGCAAGTTGAGGATGGATGATGAGAATAATTATTAGGGTAAAATGGcaatatgattatgattattcATGTAAATAGATGCGAAACATATAAAATACGATTAATCCAACTGTAAAATAAGTTAATATTGTAAAAATTGACTAATACAACCAACCATCATTATATTGAGTACTTGCCAACTATTGCCAGTGGTGCATCATTCGATTGGATTTGCGGGAAGGAATTAAAGTCAAGGCTAATTTTACAATGTTTTTATTTAGTATCTAATTTTGTCcagtttattttttataataattaataaattttaaatatttaaatttattaatttttatatttttaaatcaaatattaattatttaatattttaataatcaaatactaatttttagatattataatAATATCTAAAATCAGTTGATAAAGCcataaaaaaagagaagagagagaaattttattttgatttattaattatttttatataattattattgatttattattttaaattgaaattttaaaaaaataataaaagaaaaggtttttttaAGATTGGAGTGTGGTGGTTGTGgagatataaatataataatattcttaatGTTGAGAATCATTAGACGGATTACAAGATAGTTGTCCTTGTCAGAAATACTGTcataaataagaaattttatATGTATAGATGCTCTTCTTTCATCACCTTTTAGGATCATTGATGCTGGAACATTCTGTAggtaaattttaaagttaattgtgatgcgaGTTTATTTTCTGATTCGAATTTGGCTGGTTTTGGTTGTATTATTAGAGGTTCTAATGAGAGTTGGATCTCAGAATGCTCTGGTAGTTCTCCTCCTTAGTCTATCACTATATTTAAGCTTTTCACGGTCTAAAGGGAATTTGTCTTAATTTGAGACTACTGTTTGAGAGACGCTATGTGAAACGGATTGCTTGAACGTCCTGCACCTTTTGCATAACTCTAGTGGTGAGTACACATTTGAAGTTGTTGATTTagtttacaaaattcaaatatttttatcaagACTTTGGTACATTCAAGTTGATTAAATAGTTAGAAAAACAAATAAAGTGATGAATTGAATAATTAgatatagaataaaaaataattttaataatgtgaTTTGGTCAAAACCTAATATTGTTCTTGTTACGTTGGGTAATCGGAGGTAATGGGCTTGACTCgttaggttggcccaatcgttaGTAGAGAGAAACCTTCGAAGAGAATCGTGCTTCTGGGCTTCCGTTCGACTTGTGAGTACGAGTGAATGGGGGTggtacttgcaaagacactccgacgcttaagtcagcaagggtgcaagcaggtctagagagtttaggacttagagatacctgagggatgtcagtgtatttatagtggtgaaccaataaccaccgttggagtagttccacttttCAGGGTgtataaccgtccctttatcttagggaggttacgaTATGGCTTctggaagtgggtagagagattttaggggcagttactcatttgaatgaatgtttatctgccagctaatcttcgtcccCGACTTCTTTGGGATAAGTCGTGGTGAGAACCGACTTCGTCAGGAGTAGGTTGGATTGGGCCTTTCGTTGGGTCCTGGGCCTTATCATTggatcagggtatgaacagtgcccctactcgagcccaatttcttttaagacttgggttcgagtattctacttgGGGTCGTAACCGACCTGGGAGGGAACCGACGTGATCATTGAgaaccgacgtgacttttcgtggcttttgattttcacagttatgtctaatcaaacgtcgcgtccgttagAGGTTCGCATAGGGATTGattaccttggtaacggtgcactcaTTAATGACCGCTTctgtttttaccattatgcccctaacgtgtttataaatactttccctctctttcgttgtttcgtttctgcgatttttTGCTTTTCATCTGTTCGTGGGGAATTCTTGTTTGAaggtgatgagtttggaaaactcttatttaattttgatgatgaacaaacattattaaaatatttaattacaaaattattaatttgatcttaattcatatttacttaattaataattttgttgtgcagattggtataatcttcttctcctttctactccatttctgtttctacttcacaggagcaaaatccaaaattatctcgtgccaagtgacgagacaaaaagaaaagtctcgtggctaaggacgagacaaaaagaaaagtctcgtggataaggacgagacaaaagaaaaattcTCGTGTGCAGTGATGAGATAAAAAGACTAAAAGTTTCCAGAATTGGTCCAACAAGTCAGCAAGTGCAATCAagcaaaaaagggggctaagattcaaccccccttctcttagccactgaaaccatcagaaGGCTTTCATCTTCCTCTACCTTTTTCCAGGCAAAGGTTGGTTCTTTCTCCCCTTCTCTTTTACTAAGTGCTTCTGTTTGCATGCCTTTTATTATTTAGAGGGAGAGAAGGTGACGTTGTAGGCTTCTGTTTAATTTCCTGCCCCCTTAGGAACTctcgttttttattctttttcttttccctttgtaGGTTTTCATCATACCTTAGGAAAGAATGTCTTCTGTAGAAGTTCTAGCTCAATGGGTCGATGTCACGGTCTTAGGGGAGGAACCTTTGGTCGATACCGAATTTATCACCAACCTTCGCACTCATCACTGAATTTGTACTTCCGAGGAGGATGAGCCGAAGTATGAATTGGTGGTCCCGGGTCCGGAAGATCGGGTTTGTTTTAGGAGGGACACTGAGGTGGTCCCTCATTTTTTCTACATGTATGAGAACATGGTTACCCGTTTGGgtatttttcttccattttctgatTTCGAAATGGCTGTCTTATGTCACTGTCGAGTTGctcctacccaacttcaccccaactcttgggggtTTTCTGAAAATCTACCAGTTCATCAGCCATGCTTTAGACTTTCCGACTTCCTTAAGgattttcttttatctcttccacatgaccaagccctttagtgggcaaaataacaagcaacaatgggtgtctttccgagctatacaaggtcggagagttttcaccctttttgacgaatcatttcatgacttcaaaaattatttcttcaaagttcaagccgtagagggtcaccaccccttcttCTTAGATGAGACTTCTTCCCCTCGCTTTCCTCTGTACTGGCTAGAGGCCTCcccctgtgagaaatatggtTTGGACGACCTAGATGAGGTGgaggcagccattgtggggtttctctgagaagtgtgggggagggccccatatctgGATACTAAGAAGTTTCTTCAGGGGGCTCCGACCTTTGTCCAGACACAATTAGGTAGCCTTTACTTTGTTTATGTTTTCCGACTTTGTTTCTTCCGACTTGTTCTTCTGACTATTAATTTGTTTTGAacagagatggcgaagaagaattccagtgaatcttaccagagagtccaggaggccaAGGCGAGGTCCCGTGCCAGGGCTGGCGGCGCCAGGGTAACTAgatctcctcttcctcctcctccccctTCTTCCCGAAGTTTGGGGACTCCTTCTCAACCCATCGTCATTTTCTCCTCGGCTTCTTTTCAGCCGCCCCCTCCCCTCTGACCTtctcctgagccagagaagaagaagcgtaagactttagagtctagctcttcttttgaaggtgaggctAAGGTGGATGCTCCTGCATTTATCCGAAAATACATCTATCCCCATACCCGTataggtatggatgatgtttctatccGGAACCACCTCACTATTCTGGCTCAGGAGAATATCAGGGGGCGGCGGTGTGCACAAAGtttcttgatatttttgagaagactcctcttagcTCTCTAGGTTCAACCTCGAGGGTTGAAGAGTTAGAGGAAAGGCTTCTCATATATCAGAAAAATCAGAAGGAGTTTAAGGAAGAGGTCACTaagttgaaggaggagagggatggCCTTCAGGAGAAGGAGAGCAAGTTACAAGCCCAATGCAATATGGAGGAAGGCTTGAGGAAGAAGGCGTAGGAGAGTTATTCGAGCTTGTTCAAGGACCTCGTGGAGGTGAGGAAGGACTTGTTGAATTCTCGGAATGCttatgccgagttggaggactctattgctgaagGAGCCGAGGAGGCCtggaggatttttaaggagcaggtcggagtccttgctcccgacctggatctctcTCCTTTGGATTCTAACAAGGTCGTCATTGATGGTGTCATAGTTCTTCCTCCTGCTCCCGAGGTTGTCTCTGAGTCagatttgaagactcgggggcaaagAATCATTGAGTCCCCTCTTCGTCCAAAGGATGCTCCGAGTTCCTCAAGGTCTCACAGAACCTCCTCTCCATCTCCTACGGACACTTCTCTCCCTGGTCCTGATGGCGCTCCGACTACTCTTCCCGACTCTGGTGGTGATGTTCTCTAAAAAATttgttggctatatgggggcccggcctgtgggtcccctcttttttaaactttttttttatgtttgtggTGGAGATTTGGTTGACATTTTCCTTGGCCtcttaaggccgtaaacaaaaaatACTTAGAAATActctttttggataagggtttaagtttaacaaaaaatacccttttttggataagggttttagtTACCTTTTGGTGTGCATGCTTTTCTGATTTTGGCATTTTTGAAAAACCCCCTTAATCTTTTGAAAACCTTTTTCTAGGCTGTCTGTCCCTTTTGAGCCTTTTTGTTTTAAGGGTTTAGGACAACCTTTAGCTTTGGCTTTTTAATAGGTTTTTCGATCTCTTTTTagtattccttatactcaattttttGATTCATTGAGTtcctatgacttaggttatttttgcgatgcgttttttcTCCTACTCGGTTTTTCAtctcgacttatgagtcggagtGTCTCCGAGTTTCTCACAATCAAcctttataacctctttacaccgacttgtacctcgtcgttttatcctgacgaccatctaggtcggttcatgggattttcacgctttgtcgagcttaagtcggcgcgtttcgtagaaagaaaaaacagacgagaaggaatttataagagatattgcaaaagatctttatttatttgggaAGGTACCttactgctactaagggtttttaatAATCTATTCCCCCTTAGTCtctactgtgatgcctcgttaaatacccttcttcagaaaaaaccctttgatttttgggaaaaaatcgtgaagttgagaaaagagtacatcagggagtagagttcgcatttaactatagtaccttttcatgttacaagcatgccacgaccttggtaactcggtgccgtttAGGTCGATCACCTTATAATAGCCTTTGCCTAGGACTTCCCTaattttgtatggtcctttccaattagcggCGAGCTTTCCTTTCCCAGACTTGTTGACTCTTATGTCatttctgattaagaccaagtcgTTTGGGGTGAagctccttcgaatgacttttttgttgtacctgatagtcatcctttgtttcaatgctacttctcttatctgggcttgctcTCGGACTTCGGAGAGCAAATCAAGTttttctttgtgcccctgtatgttccCGATTTCATCATAGAGGATCAACCTTGGGCTTTGTTCACTGATTTCCACTGGTATCATAACTTCTACACCATAGACAAGTCGGAAGGGCGTTTCTCCAGTGGCAGATTGTGGTGTCATCCGGTAAGCCCACAACACTTGGGGGAGCTCCTCTgtccaggctccttttgcatcttgtagtcttttctttagccctgccaatatgactttgttggctgtctaggcttgtccatttgcttggggatgttccaccgaggtgaactggtgtttgatcttcatactggTCACTAGGTTTCTAaaggtggagtcggtgaactgggttccgttatctgtagtaatggaataaggtattccataccttgtgatgatatttttgtagaggaacctccgacttctttgggctgtgatggtggctaatggttctgcttctatccactttgtgaagtaatctattcccatgattaagtatttgacttgtcctggcgcctggggaaaagaacctaacaaatccattccccactttgcgaagggccatggagaagttatactaatgagctcctcggggggagccgcgtggaaatttgcatgcatttggcatggttggcactttttcacaaattctgtggcatctttctgcaaggtcggccagtagaatccagctcggattactttcctagctagcgacctggctccgagatggtttccgcagatcccattATGAACCTCCTCTAGTACTTCAGTGGTCCTtaaggtcggtacgcacttcaacaatggcgttgatattcctcttttataaaggatatttttcaccagagtgtaatgttgtgcttccctccggattttcttaatctctttttcctctttggggaggatgtcaaattttaggtattcgaccaagggattcatccatccgaggtttagctCAGTTACCTCAAGGACATCTCGCTTGTCCTCTACTTTTACCacagagggttcttggagagtttcctggatcaagCTTCTATTATTTCCTCCtagcttggtacttgctaacttggagagggcgtctgctctgctattgagATCCCGGGTTATGTGCTTAACCTCAGTTCCGCAAAGTGCCCGAGGTACTCCAGAGTTCTTTCCAAGTATCTTTTCATGTT
Coding sequences within it:
- the LOC112801234 gene encoding pectinesterase, whose protein sequence is MANQQQQPLLSNNNKTPKFLSLLLTTVVGIGVLASSSLIANSYLSTKPSSDLCQHAVNRATCLAHVSEIAQGHILATTKDNYNLLQSFLVKSTSGIQEAMTTVNAVKIRLNATPRQEAALQVCADLMDLSISRVYDSVVALTKRTTLSLQDAHTWLSSVLTNHATCLDGLDGSARAIMEPQLSDLMSRARTSLAMFVAVLPTKAHQHQLLEEPLNREFPSWVTRTDRRLLESVAADIKANVVVAKDGSGKFKTVAEAVASAPDNGKTRYVIYVKKGTYKENVEISSKKKNVMLVGDGMDATIITGSLNFVDGTGTFQSATVAAVGDGFIGQDIWFQNTAGPEKHQAVALRVGADTSVINRCRIDAYQDTLYTHSNRQFYRDCVITGTIDFIFGNAAVVFQNCNLVARKPMSNQKNMVTAQGREDPNQNTGTSIQQCKITASSDLKPVVGSIKTYLGRPWKKYSRTVVMQSSIDGHIDPAGWSEWDDKTKDYLETLYYGEYMNSGAGAGTSKRVTWPGYHIITSAAEASKFTVAQLIQGDVWLQNTGVNFITGL